The following DNA comes from Meleagris gallopavo isolate NT-WF06-2002-E0010 breed Aviagen turkey brand Nicholas breeding stock chromosome 13, Turkey_5.1, whole genome shotgun sequence.
AACCATATCCAAGTCACAGGACAGTATGTAAATCAAATTAGATTGTGAAATAATGATGGACCTTACTTTTCATCTATAATTAACTTTTAAAGTGGTGTGATTTGCACTGATTTATCATTCAGCAGGCATGCAGTataatttattctcattttagGGCTGGCTTTCCCGAATAAAAGAGTATCTCAGATTTCGCATTCTTTCTGCACTCACTCTTAACATTATATAAAATTTGAAGTACCAATGAGATGAactctgcatttcagcagaatatattgaaaaaagaaatcatgtaATTTGGAGATGAATAAAAGAAGCGTTCTTTATACTTAACCTAAATCTAGTTTGGCTTTAGGACATTTTCCGTATTTGAGCTATCTTCAGCAACCTAAATATTGCCTTGAAAGAGGAGATGCATGCACATCTGCAGTGCTTAGATTTTGCCTTTCTTGTAGGAAACTAGGAGGAAGTAAAACAATGTTTTGCATCCTAGATCTTTGTGCAAGGAGTTTCTGAGTGTCAGTTAATTCTCAGAACATCGTATTCATCTGCTTCTGGAATCTTGCATGAGGTGGTTCATCTCTGTCATGAAATAATATTGAACTACTTTTTCAAAGACACCATTGAGAGGAAGTTCCTTGCACATGGAGGTGCCTTCCATACCCCAGGACTGTCTGGTAAAATGCAGCAACAGGAGTGGAGAATCTGTCTTAATTCGCATTTGCATTTGGCTGTCTTCGGTCCCAAAGGACTGCCGTAAGCAATGATATAACTACAACTATTTCTCTGCCACAATCCCTCTATTTTATATGTGCTTGAGGAAGCAGTGTATATGCCAGCCTAAAGACACTACATTTCCACCCATGAAAGAATACCTATGAAACTAGATCTGCCAAATTTAGTACCGCTGTATAGCAGTAAAGCTGAAGGAATTATCCAGGATATTCTGGCTTGTTGGCGGCCTACTACTGGCAACTCTTCAGACCACTCcgagttaaaaaaataaaaattaaaaaaaaaagataagttcCTGTTTAGAAGCTTAGCAATACAATCTGCACTATTCTCTAGCAGATTTTCCTAGAAGATGTTGCAAAATAATGTTCCAGGGAACATGACTACTTTCTACTTAAAATGCCTTCATACTATTATTATCTGACATAATGGATCATAAATCTTTTAAATCAGCAATCATGCTTGTTGGACATTAAATCTTGGAAAACCTACATagtttattaatattttacCACTAAAGCAGCTTTTAGACAAAGCACATTCATACAAGatgtataataaaataaatgcaaaggcAAACAAACGTAACAAAAACTCCATGATTTGAGGATGTCTTCCTTTAGGAAATGGGAACAGCCATGTACTTTACATTTCCATTGCCTAAGATGGTAATCACTGATGGACAATGGTGGTTAAGCTAGTACGAAAAAAAGAGACCACAAGAAGTCCTGGTTTTACATATGTATTTGGTCACGAGGAAGGGGGAGACCGAGGGCAAACGTGAGCACTGTCTGGCTGtattgcagctgctgctctgccccagtTCTGTATAATCAGCTCAGTGGCTGACCTATTCTCTGCCGTCTGCAGCCTAGCATCGGGATGAACTTAGGATCCAGTTGTGTTTgtgttgaattatttttctgtcagttGGTATATTCTGGGATCCTACTGGTTCAACTGCCtctaaatatttcagtgatggTTCACATCTCACGAGGATTAAGTACATgctcaaacagaaaataaaatgcagtggTTGTCAGAGGCACGGGAGGGTATATGAGTATTTGCCAAAGACAAATCAGCAGCAGAATGATGATGAACAGCTTGACATTTGTGCATGTTACACATGTATCATTCTTACAAAATTTCTCAATCTATTTCATCAGTTTTGTTCCACTCAACCTCCTTGCACATTCATTCTATGATTGAGGAATTTAACACAAATGTTAAGTgatcaaaatgaaatttcctaaaatgaaattattcttcaaaagactttcaaagatttgctgtcttgcctgaacacacatatatatatgtatacgtTTCAGTTGTCAACGTACTCCAGAGCCTccaaaatcaacaaaaaagcTCTCTAATAAAAGATTAGCTAAAATCTTACGAGGCCCTGCTCTTCAAaggctaataaaaaaaaaacattcgAACAACTCGAGGTGTGGAACGTTTAACTGAAGAACTAACACGATTTTTGTCACGCCCTAACGTGAAACACAGATAAGGGGATTGCCCCGAGGCCAGTCGCGGTCACTCGCAGTGCTCCGACTACAAGTCGGAGCCCTCGATTCCTGACCCTGCACTGATTCCCGGGACTTCAACCGCTGTCCCTTCAGCACCTCTCGAACAGATGGCGGCCTCGAGGCAACCAACAGCTCGACACATTTCTTGTCCCGTTGTAAACACACTCGGTGCTGTGAAAACTCAGGAAGTGCAAACTACCtcttttttgttgctattttttctttttttttcctttttcaagtGAAGTGACAGCGATCTCCTCGCTTCTCTCAGCCGTTTGCCATGTGCCTGCAAATCCTCTGCGTTTCCTTAAGCCTTGCACTGCACGGACACTAATCACGGGATTATAACCGATCAGGACTGAGGACTGGGGCCGCTGGCGGCTGGCTGACAGGCTCCGTCACGCGAGCTGCCATTCCATTCCCTCAACCTCCGCAATTAGGGGCGCGCACGGCGCTCCCGCCCGCGCCTGCAGTGGCTCCTCGGGACCGCAGGCGGCGGTGCTGCCAGAGCGACCTCGGAGGGCGATCGTGGCCGCCGCCTCCCATCTGCCCAAGATGAACCCGCGGCTGCGGCACTGGAGGGAAGCGGCTTCGGTGCTGCTGGCGGCGGGCATGCCGGGGCGGCGGTCGCCATCTCCGCTCGGGCCCTGTGACTACGAGGTGCTGTTTTNNNNNNNNNNNNNNNNNNNNNNNNNNNNNNNNNNNNNNNNNNNNNNNNNNNNNNNNNNNNNNNNNNNNNNNNNNNNNNNNNNNNNNNNNNNNNNNNNNNNCCGTCCCTCAGCCATGGCGGACGAGGAGCTGGCGGCGCTTCGGCAGCAGCGCCTGGCCGAGCTGCAGGCCAAGCACGGGGTAAGGCGCGGGGCCCCGCACGACCTTTGAGAAGCGTCATTGCCTCCGTGCAGCGGGGAGCCCTGGCGGCGCCCGGGGCGACGTGCGGGCAGGGCCGAGCTTGCGGAGCTGCGGTACGGAGGCGGGGAGGCCTGGCTGCTGCGAGGGCGGCGATGCTCGGGATGGAGCCCCGCAGGCCGGTTTGGGTCGCGTTGATTTCTACTAAAATATTTAACCTTCTTGTCCTGTCAGTGACGTTTCTGGATTATTAGTTTTTTATTCTCGTCTCATTTTTTAGGATACTTCTGATCCATCGCAACAGGAGGCAAAGCAGAGGTACCGATGGGAACTGCTGACTGTCACCAGTGTCTCGTCTAATCGTCTTGAAACCCCCCTTCTTTTTGTGTTTCTCAGCTGAGCTTCAGGTGTTGGAAGAAACCATCAGCAAAGAACCTGAAACATGAAAGATTTCagtacaaggaaaaaaaaaacaaacaaagcagttCTGTACTTTCCAAagtagaaaatggaaaaaaataactagaGACTTTTGAAAGAAGTTGGGGTGAGAGCTTAGGGCTTGTATTAACTAAAACACACAAACTAAAACTCCCAGGATATGAAGGCTTAGTGGAAACTGCTAAATGCATAGTAAGGTTTAGTTCTGTCCTGCAGTTGTATGGACTTCTTGGTGCCTGATCAGACAAACACTGCTTTTGGAACTAAATGGAACTGATCACAGAATCTTGACAGCAGCTAGCATGGTTTGGTCTTTCTGGCAAGGTgtcatgaataaataaatgtagtAAGGGGAACTCTAGATGTTGTCAGTTAATGCTTTATTGTTGATATGTACAGCTGCCCATGGCAGAAATGctacagaagaaataatatataaatataggGTTACTTTCAGTTATACAAATGAAACTCTTCTGTAAACTTTGTTTTTGTGCATATTGTTTCATGTGTTTGAAATCTCCCTTTTAATGTATCTAATTTCCATTACAGGGaagcagaaataagaaatacaattttagcTCAAGTTCTTGATCAAGCAGCACGTGCCAGATGTAAGTATCCAAGaaacttttaaataaagaatTCTCACCTCTCAAATCGAGAACATACACGTCTGTATAGAGGccacactgaaaaaaattgttgaGGGGAAAACTAGTTCCGCTTTTCAACTGGTGGTACGAGTGAGGGGACTGGTCAACTGACATCTGAAAGATATTAATCCAGTCCTCCCATGAATTAGTAGTAAGAACTGAAATGAGTCAATGTTAGTTAATCtaataaagaacaaatatttaaaagtaagaaatgcagctttttcttttatctttgtcAAAATGCCTTCTTCAGTTTATTTCATCATCCTGGCACAAAGAGGATAGTTTCCTACTTTAGTATCTAAAAAGTGACAGTGAAGATATTCAAAGTGTGTTCTAAAGCAAACTGAACAGAGCCTTTTTTGTTGCAGTAAGCAATTTGGCACTTGTGAAACcagacaaagcaaaagcagtAGAGAATTATCTTATACAGATGGCAAGATTTGGACAGCTACCTGGAAAGGTGAGTtatgtcttgcttttttttcccctgtatttttttgcatatatTAATTTTCAAACCTAATTCTCTTAAgtatatttaatgtttttaatattcataaaattaaataactgaAAAGGGCACTTAGGAACACTTCTAACTACTATGGTATCATTCATCAGTCAGACACTTTTTACAATGGAAAATGCGTTTCATTTGTTTGATACTACTTCTACTTTGCTAGGTATCAGAACAAGGTTTGATAGAAATACTTGAAAAAGTGagtcagcaaacagaaaagaaaacaacagtaaagGTAAGTTTCATTTCCTAAATATAGTTTATTAtagataataaaatataaaaataatatgtatGTAATTTAATACAGTTACAAACTCAAGCAGGAAAACTGAATGTAGTGCACTATTTCAGTTCAGCATagaaattttctttgtatttaccATCACTTCTCTTATCCACACTGTTAAATAAGTATTGGGTTATACCTTTAGGAATAGTCTAACTTGCAGATGTTATCACTGGGATATCAGTGTTGTATTGTGAGACAGACCTGTCTTTTGATCTCTCCCATTATGCCAGGTAGGGACTGGAAGGTTGCGATGGGGTGAAACTTCTGCTTCCCAGTAATAGATTGTCAGATGGGTGGAGTTTGAAAGACTTTTTCTGTGTTGGATTTATTGTGACccttgtatttcattttagttCAACAGAAGGAAAGTATTGGATTCAGATGAAGAGGATGATTATTAAATACTACTGTAAGACTGCCAAATAAACAGCTTGGACAAAGACAACAGTTATCAGGCAGAAtgcaaaatctgaaaatgtttacgtttctttacttttttttttaatatatataaatatgtataaagGCCAACAAATGAACTTGTCTTGTAAAATACACCTGAGAAGGGGATTTTATAACTTAAATTTTTGTAGTATAAGTGGCCTGAGCAATGTGGAGCTCTCCACTGCTTGAGTGGCATGAAAATTGTTGCCCCTTACTCAGTGTGTAAGCTATACTTTCAGCACCAGTACACCCTTAACTTGCTGCTATTGGAGATACGGTAACATGAGAACTTAAGTGTAAAGCTGGGAACAGCCACTCCCTGCAGGAGTTTAAAGGACTTACCTCCAGAGTCGAAGTCACAAAAGTGTTAGAAACAAGGTTTCCTGAGCCCCTGAAGGAagcctctccagcagctcataGACTCTCGGCTCTTTACTTGAAATTTATAAATTCAAGTTAAAGCATCAAAGTAGCCATTATTTGCATTTGGATTGGGGGCAGTCTCtattagaaagaaattgttACCATCATACAATTGAAGTGTTCTCCTACAAAATAATCAGGCtgtctcacaaaaaaaaaagacaagttaaAATTAACTGTGTAATTGTAACACAGCACTGTTCAGACATTTGGTATCGTACATTCTTAAAGCTACCTCCATTTTTATCAAATGGCTGGAgtgtttcttaaataaaaaaaaaagcaatcagttTTCCTAAATTTCTGCAACTCCTGCATGCATAAACTAAAACTTGTGCTGTACATTTATTCAAAAACATTGTGCTGACAAATACTCTACAACCACAAAGCCCTTTTCTGACATCATTTAACATAAACATGTATGATCCTAACTGCAGTGTTTTTTGGAACAGAATAAAACTGCTTAAAGTGAGCACTAGTAAGTGTGTTATTCTTGTGCAAAAAGCATGACTTTAGCGTGGCTGTTCTACAGACAGCTGGGGAGAATTTCTAGGAGTACTCCCTTCAAATCTTATCTGAGTTTAGCCTACAATCACCATATTAGAATATTAGTATATTTCTTTAATGATAAGCTTGGTTAAGCATGTCAGAGGAATCTTTCACTTACCTAAATTATTTGTTAGATGTTATTTGCAACTGGTCAGGATTTAAGTGCTTTGGTACATACAAATCCAAAATGCCTGGAAGTAAGCTTTATCCTAGACTGAACACTGAAGTAAAAGTGAAGCATGGTCTGGTCACTTAAGTGGGTTTGGGTTCAAGAGGACAACTGTTCAGatagaacagcagcagaaaactCAAGTTAATGAAGCTACTTttagttttgtgggttttttagGGGGGAAATTTTATAATTCATTCAAGAGGAAAAGGTTTTCCAAAGGCAAGCACTAGTGTAACACTTGGCCAATTCCTGTAAAATACAGGAAGAGTGCTTTTCCTAATCAGCCCATCTCCTCATATTGGTATATTCGTAGTTGTGCTTCATGTCCTACACTTATGCATAGTCTCAGTAGCACCTGGCACTACCCACAGACATAACAGCTGCGAATAGATATGCAAATATGTGGCACTTCAGAGCATTGCTGTTCCTGCATCTGTGCTTAGTGACTGCTTATTGTGGGCAATTTCTCTGCTGTGTATAGCTTCTTACAAAAAGCCAGtttaagatcatagaatcatttgagttggaagggacctttaaagatcatctagtccaactcccctggTGACTAGAACTTCCAGACTTGCTGAGGTAGTGCAGGAGGATGTCTGTACAGCAGGGAAATGCCTATTTGTCCATCAAATGGACtaaattttaaaagtgaagTTAACCAAATAATTACATAGTCATTTATATCAAGATGTTGCAGCTATTTCACTGCTTGCATAGAATACAATGGAACACTTTATGCTTCAAATAGAACAGTATTTAACAATCTGTTTTCCATAACCCATTGTAGTCAAAATTGGTTTTTaataaaagacaaaactaaATTCAGAGTTCACATCCTCTGATACTTATTTCTAACACTTTCCAAAGGTATTTAATAAACTCACTCAGAATCTGTTTCCAAAGCTACTCAACTCTAAGAAATATTCTGCACTTACACACTGTAGCATAGTATCACCAGTATTAAAAAACTATGGAGctgatttttctcattcagaCTGTCATGAAATCTTACCTTAATTTAGGTAAAACACATACTGTAATTAAGACATAAGCTAAATTCTCAGCATTTAGTTTGGAAATCATATCTATGgaattttatttctatctttAACTTTACAATGAATCTTTAGATATTTCAAGAACATCCCAAGCAGGGATAAGCTCTAGGACAACCTTGTAGTGTCACgggaagaaaaaagactaaCTCGTTCATTTGTTCACCTCTCCGCTTGCTCTTCTGATTTGCTGTAGTTAACATCAATCCCACCTTTTCTTAAATGAAGAAGGAACTTATAAGTGAAAATGTTCAGTTTCATAGACAATTCTGTATTTAACATTTATATGCCTGAAATCCCAAACCACGCAACCTACTAATACCAATCTATGAATGTAGagtagaaaagggaagaaagtcCTATTGAACGTGACTATAAATTCCAACAGATCCCCTCAATTTACACATAGATACAAGGTGAACTCTTCACATGCCTACAAAAACAAGGAAGTAAATCTATACAAAGACGCAATGCTTTAAATAAGCactcaaagaaaacagcattttcaagaATTACTTTActagctttttctttccatcttttggCACAAATCCAAGGCACATTAGAAAAATCAGATAAACGCataaattattagaaaaataaacacaagatCCTCAACTCCAAATGTCTAAATGTGCACTTGCTGTGAATTTTACCTCTTAGATTAAAAAGTTACTTGAAAAAATCACCAGCACGTCCTCCAGCTTTCTACTTTGCCAGGCAGTTTACTAATATCgcaattaaaagaaacagaattattcatacaaataaaatgaaagctggATGTGGTGAgccaagaataaaaaaatactgcactTAGGAACCTGGCTTGTGCTATGTACATGTTTTACTACCGTAACCGAAACAGTAGAAAACAAAGTCCAAATCTAAGCAGCCATTTCAGTTACTCGTGAGCTTCTGATCTTCAGTGATCAGCTCTGGGAATGATTTATTCCAACAAAAGCCAACTGATGTGAGAGGtacctttcagaaatggaagttCACTTCTTTAAATAACAGTCTGGGTTCAGGCTCTTAAGCAGCGGTTTTGACTGCAGGCGTTGCCCAGGTTCAGAATCACGAATATTCGTGCATTTTTTTGAATGGCTAGctttagaggaagaaaaaaacaaaccttaaaACAATTTTGTGTGTCCTTATGCACTCTTgcttctgcatattttttgaTCAGGCTGAACACTGAGTTTACAGTTTAGCCTTGCAGGGGTTCTCTACTTCTCCCCACTGTCTTGGCTCCTAAAAAGAACTTGATGTTGTAGatctgatatgggggagcattagaaagaaatcaggaaagatTAGTTCCCTTCATATTACTAGAGTGTATATATGTCTAACATGGTGTCACAGATGCTATGGACTACTGTTTTCTCAGCTACTgaaatatacagaaatatatAACAGTTTGTA
Coding sequences within:
- the PDCD5 gene encoding programmed cell death protein 5; its protein translation is MADEELAALRQQRLAELQAKHGDTSDPSQQEAKQREAEIRNTILAQVLDQAARARLSNLALVKPDKAKAVENYLIQMARFGQLPGKVSEQGLIEILEKVSQQTEKKTTVKFNRRKVLDSDEEDDY